In Arthrobacter ramosus, one DNA window encodes the following:
- a CDS encoding ABC transporter ATP-binding protein encodes MTDNLQPDLTATTESTDESFQTRANTIVRAADHGMPLQLSNITIRYGGDKGGAEPVTVVEDFNLTLHAGEMHCVAGRSGSGKTSILTVGAGLTLPTSGRVLWEGDSLEKMGDDEIADRRRALIGYVDQGGALIDGMSALENVLLPAVPDGEVEQRTEMAKDLLDLVGLGRRMRHRPAQLSGGERQRVAIARALILGTRVLVVDEPTASLDRTSANRIISILKDTTKDGIAVLVASHDHELVRLSDTLTELN; translated from the coding sequence ATGACTGACAATCTCCAACCCGATCTGACCGCGACCACGGAATCCACCGACGAGTCGTTCCAGACCCGCGCCAACACTATCGTGCGGGCTGCGGACCACGGCATGCCCCTGCAGTTGAGCAACATCACCATCCGTTATGGCGGCGACAAGGGTGGCGCGGAGCCGGTCACCGTCGTCGAGGACTTCAACCTGACCCTGCACGCCGGCGAGATGCACTGCGTCGCCGGGCGAAGCGGCTCAGGCAAGACCAGCATCCTGACGGTGGGAGCGGGACTCACGCTTCCGACGTCGGGCCGGGTCCTCTGGGAGGGCGACTCCCTCGAGAAGATGGGCGACGACGAAATCGCCGACCGCCGCCGCGCCCTCATCGGGTACGTGGACCAGGGCGGCGCCTTGATCGATGGCATGAGCGCCTTGGAGAACGTGTTGTTGCCGGCCGTTCCCGACGGCGAAGTGGAACAGCGCACCGAAATGGCCAAGGACCTGCTGGACCTGGTGGGGCTGGGCCGGCGCATGCGCCACCGTCCGGCGCAGCTGTCCGGCGGTGAGCGCCAGCGTGTCGCGATCGCCCGGGCCCTGATCCTGGGCACCCGTGTCCTGGTGGTCGACGAGCCAACGGCCAGCCTGGACCGTACCTCGGCAAACCGCATCATCAGCATCCTGAAGGACACCACCAAAGACGGGATTGCCGTGCTGGTGGCGTCGCACGACCACGAGCTTGTCAGGCTCAGCGATAC